A window of Oscillatoria sp. FACHB-1407 genomic DNA:
CGGGGCGATCACTTCCGGCAGCTTTGTTTGGCGTTGTGATGTTGCTGGGCGATCGCCCCATCACTTTTTACCTGCCAAAATTTGAGCCACCGTTAGATGAATCTGAAGGGGAGCTAGCGGGATCAGGTGTGGGGGCAACACGCTCACTCAATTCTCTCAATTCTTCATTGAGTTCTTGTTGGCGTTGCAGCGTTGCTTCAAAATCTTCACGAGTTGCCAGATCTCCCTGCTGCATTTGCTGTAGGGTCTGTTCCAGGCAGGCATTTAATCCGGCAGCAAATTCGTAACGAGTCACAGGGCGATTACCCTGAAAGGGAAACTGCTGCGCATCGCCCTGGAAGGTCCCATCTGGATTACCAGACAGGCACCCCTGTTGGGGAGACTCTGGGGCGGGTGTGGACTGAGCTAATGCTGGGAGGGTAGAGGCGATCGCCACAGCATTAAACACGGCAATGGTCAGGAAGGAAAAGAGTTTCATTGTACAAAAGACTCGATGAAATTCGGGAAGATGCGCTTAATGACGATAGACCTATCTCGATTGTGTCATTTACGAAGAGAAAGAGCTTCAAAAGTAATTAGGACAGCTACGTCAGAGGTGCCTAACTATTTTTGAAGCTCCCATGCCTCAGTCATTACCGATCAAGGAGAGTTCTGAATTTAGACAAAAATTATTGCCCAGCGTAAGGAATTAAGTGCAGGACGTCACGCAAAACGCTGTAGCCGCCCAAATCCCACAGGAGGTAAGCGACGAAGCCAATCATTGCCAAACGACCATTCCACAATTCAGCCTGGGGGTTCCAGCCAAACAAGAAAGCATTCCGGTCAGCACCGTTATATTCTCTAGCAACGTTGGGTAAATCAGTTGAGTTGGTCATGGTTTTTATCCTCTTTTTGTTACAAATCTCAACATCTCTGTTGTAGTTCCCATAGTAGTTGCCCTATCTGGGTTTGCTGTCTGTCTAAAGTCTTAAAGTCCAAAATTATTGCAATATTTCTTCAAGTTTGTGTTGATCCCATAAGGTTTGATATAGCCCAGACTGGCTCACCAACTCGTTATGAGTGCCCGATTGAACGATTTTGCCCTGATCCATTACCAGGATGCGATCTGCCATTGCGGCAGCAGAAAGTTGGTGTGAGATAAAAATTACAGTTTTGCGACGAGTCCCTTCGGAGAGGTTTTTGAGAATTTCGGTAGCAGTTTGGTTGTCTACACTCGACAGGGCATCATCCAAAATCAGGACGGGTGCATCGACCAGTAATGCCCGTCCCAACGCACTGCGCTGACGCTGACCACCAGAGAGCGTAATACCCCGTTCGCCCACAATGGTTTTGTATTGCTGCGGGAAGTTGAGAATTTCCTGATGAATCTGGGCTTGCTTTGCCGAAGACTCGACTAAGGGTTGCTCCGCTACTGGGTCGCCATAGCGGATGTTGTTTTTGATGGTAGTGCTGAAGAGGAAACTGTCTTGAGGAACGTAGGCGATCGCCGACCGCAAGTCACGTAATCGGATCTGAGTAATATCGTACCCATCCAAAAAGAGTTGACCGGGGGCAATGTCGAGCAGCAGCGTCAGGGCATTTGCCAGCGTTGACTTACCAGAGCCGATAGGACCGACGATCGCCACCGTTTCTCCCGGTTGAATTGTGAAGTTGACATCGTCCAACGCTGGATGACGGGCATCAGGATAGGCATAGCTGAGATGCTGAGCCGTTAGCCATCCTTTCACCTCTGAGGGCTTGAGGGGGATGGCGTCGGGTGTATCTTTAATTTTGGGTTCCACCGACAACATGTATTCAATGCGATCGATGCTGACCTCACCCCGTTGATAGGCCGTGATCGTAAAGCCCAAAATCGCCGTGGGAAATACGAGCCGTTCTACATATAGAAGTAGTGCCAAAAAGTCACCGATGGTCAGAGCCCCACTGGCGATCGTTCCCGCACCCAACGCCAGAATTGCTAACAAACTGATGCTCGCCAACCCACCCAACAGTGGAAAGAGCATATTGCGCGTTTTTGCCAGCTTTAAGTTCGCTTTGAGCAGTTGTTGATTTAAATCCTGAAAAGCACGGCGTTCATTCTCTTCCTGGGCATAGATCTTAATTAGAGCCATACCGCTCATGTCTTCCTGAATTAGATCGCTGAGATTGGAGGTTTCCTCCTGTACGGCTAATTGCTCATTGCGGAGGCGATCGCTAAATAGGTGTACCAAAAAGAACATCACCGGATAGATGGCGATCGCAACCAACGTTAACCGCCAACTAATCAATAACATCACTGGCAATGTCAAACCATAGGCGAAAACTGTGTTGGCTAAACTCAACACCGCAAAGCCCAACAACCGTCGGATATTATCGACATCGCTGGTAGCTCGACTGATCAAATCACCAACCGTATTGTTGG
This region includes:
- a CDS encoding chlorophyll a/b-binding protein, with the translated sequence MTNSTDLPNVAREYNGADRNAFLFGWNPQAELWNGRLAMIGFVAYLLWDLGGYSVLRDVLHLIPYAGQ
- a CDS encoding ABC transporter ATP-binding protein, which translates into the protein MANSNRLQKLLTYLRPHWRQTVLGILALLVVNAIGVYIPLLIRNSIDRLQVTFSFERVLYYVALILVLASVMWVVRMASRILLFGVGRQVEFDLKQRIFNHLLTLEPAYFANNTVGDLISRATSDVDNIRRLLGFAVLSLANTVFAYGLTLPVMLLISWRLTLVAIAIYPVMFFLVHLFSDRLRNEQLAVQEETSNLSDLIQEDMSGMALIKIYAQEENERRAFQDLNQQLLKANLKLAKTRNMLFPLLGGLASISLLAILALGAGTIASGALTIGDFLALLLYVERLVFPTAILGFTITAYQRGEVSIDRIEYMLSVEPKIKDTPDAIPLKPSEVKGWLTAQHLSYAYPDARHPALDDVNFTIQPGETVAIVGPIGSGKSTLANALTLLLDIAPGQLFLDGYDITQIRLRDLRSAIAYVPQDSFLFSTTIKNNIRYGDPVAEQPLVESSAKQAQIHQEILNFPQQYKTIVGERGITLSGGQRQRSALGRALLVDAPVLILDDALSSVDNQTATEILKNLSEGTRRKTVIFISHQLSAAAMADRILVMDQGKIVQSGTHNELVSQSGLYQTLWDQHKLEEILQ